Within Candidatus Goldiibacteriota bacterium HGW-Goldbacteria-1, the genomic segment TGGTATACAATGATGACTGTGCGGTAAATTGCGGTAATGACCCGACAGGCGCGGGGTATTTAAGTACTGTTAATTATTTTGCTGACTTTACAGGCACGCTTTATTTGCTGGTTATGCCGATTGAATGTGAGGATGGCCCTGATACAGTACTTGCAAATGATGTAAACCCCGGATATTCATTTGAAGTGTTTGAGGAAGTAATTTAAGAAATAAATCCAATAAAAAGCCCGGGATAAAACCTTATTGTGTTTTTTTCCCGGGCTTTTTTTATTGCTGCCCCGACTCAGAGGCTTCGGGGAACATTTTTGCGATGTCTGTTTTTATCCTTAGAACCTTAATCTCATCGCCCTTGGATGCAAAAATCGCAACAACTTTTTCATAAAGGTTTTTTGATTTGAATTTATCGCCTTTTTCATAGTATGCTTTGGCAAGCGGTTCTATTATATAGGGGTCATCCGGAAAATCAGCATATAAAGTTTCATATTCGGATACGGCTTTGTCCCAGTTTTTTGTGGCAATATAAACCCGCGCGCACCTTATTAAAACAAGCTTTGTTTTCTCGTTCATGTAATCTCCGGTTAAACCGCTCTATTCATGTTTATCAGATAAGATTTCAAACCCCGCCCTTACTGATATACTACCACTTAACCGCTGCAAAATGGACATATATTTCTACAAAAGCGGCGGTAAAGTAATGCTGAATACTTGTTAAGGGTATACCGGAATGGTATTAATTAAGTATGTGCTGTTAATCTGTGTAAATCGCGGTTCCGGGCGCTAATACCCGGATTTCATTAATTCCTTGAAAATGCGTACGCCTTCTATAAGTTCTTTTACAGATATTGATTCATCTGCTGTGTGGGAATTTTTATCCTCGCCCGGGCCCAATACCACGCAGGGTAATCCTATGGCTGAAAAAGCGCCGGCATCCGTGGCAAACGCCGCGCCTATGGGTGTGCTGTCTAATCCTGCTTTTTTTATTCCTTCCAGTGTTTTTGTTATAAATGGGCTGCTTAAGTCCTGTGACAAGGGGTTGTCTTTGAAGTCAGATTCTGCTGTTACCTGTAAAGCGGGATCCTGTTTTCTAAGCCCGCTTATAACTTTTTCCACTTCGGGGATTACTGAATCCACATCTTCCCCCGGCATGACCCTGCGGTCCACGCGTATTATACATTCATCAGGAATTCCGTTAATCTGGCGGCCGCCGTTTATCATATTTATTGAACATTGCGCTTTTCCGCATAAAGGGTGTGCTGCGGTCAGTCCGGCGATATAGTCTTTTTCAATAACATCCATTACTTTTACCATATCCTTAATGGCCGATCTGCCTTTGGACGGGTCAGAAGCGTGTGCCGCAATGCCTTTTACAATTACCCTGAAGTGTCCTATGCCCGCGTGCGCGACTATTGGTTTTAAAGAAGTTGGCTCCGCAATTATAACTCCTGCCGGTTTAAACGTAAGTTTTGGCAGCTGCTCTCTGCAGAATGCCGTGGCGCCGCTGCGCTTTTGTTCCTCGTCCACTGTAAATAAAAGGGCAATATTATTAACCCAATTACCTTCGCTGATTAATTCTTTTAGTGCCCAGAGAGACGCTGCAATGCTGCCCTTATCATCGTTTGAACCGCGGCCAAGAACACGGCCGTCTTTTTCTTCACCGTAAAACGGGTCAAAATCCATCCCTTCTGCGGAAACGGTATCCATATGAGCGCAGAACATTATCCATGGCGCATCTTTTTTAAATTCTTTTGTAATAAGAAGGTTGGCAGCGCAGCCGGGAACGTCCAGAAGCTGCGCTTTTAAACCAAAAGATTTACTTAGTTTTTTTAAGTATTCCCCGATTTTCTGTTCCGCTTTTATTTCACCGGTAATAAACCGGTTGACGGAAGGAATGCGTACAAGCGCTATTAGAAGTTCTTTTACGGATTTTGGCTGCATACTGTGTCTCCTGATTATTTTAAGTTATTATAACAAAAGCAAGGGAGGAAAGACAGATAGATGCTTGGAGGGTTGGATGCTTGGATGCTAAAAGCTTAAGGGCTTGGATGGTTAGAGGGTTGGCGGGACGGAGGATTTTGATCCGGCAGGCGCGGGCTTTAGCCCGGGGCAGTTGATTTTAAATATATGAACCAGTGAACTATAAGCGGAAGCGAAAAACCGGCAGTTTGGAAGGACAGATGGACTATAAGTGTTGTTATGTTATAATAAAAGAAAAAAGGGAGCGATTATGAAGAGGAAAATATCTGATGCGGCGTATAATATATTTCTTATAACCGCGGGAAGCCTTATCACCGCTTTTGCCATAAAAGCTTTTCTTGTGCCTCAGGAATTTATTTCAAGGGGAGCCACCGGTATTTCGCTTATGATTTCATATAAAACGGATATTCTGCCGCTGGGCGTAATTTACCTTCTGATAAACATTCCTATATTTGCGCTTGGATGGAAATTTGTAGGAAGAAGGTTTACAGTATACTCTCTTATAGGAATGGCAATATATACGGTGATACTTGGCCTTATGCCTTTTCAGTTTCACATGCAGGATAAGATGTTGTGCGCGGTAATTGCCGGCGGGCTTTCAGGAATAGGCCTTGCCATTGCGCTGCGTTCGTACGGTTCTGCCGGCGGCGCGGATGTACTTTACATTATAATTAATAAAATGACAGGGATGTCAATTGGCACTTCGTCTATGATAATAAACGCGGTAATTATTGGTTCTATGGCCGCGTTTTTTCCGCTGGAAAATGTGCTTTACACGCTGGTGTATATCTTTGTAAATATGTATGTTACTAATAAAACTTTTCACGGGTTTGCCCACAGGCGCGCTGTTCTTATAATGTCTGAAAAATCAGATGTTATAGCGGAACATATGAAGAAAGAACGCTTTGCGTTTACCATTATTGACAGTAAAGGCGGGTATAAAGGTACACAGCAGAATATTCTGTATTCTGTTGTGGAAAGAAAAAAGATATCATATTTAAAAAGGTCAATTCTAAAAACAGACCCCAAGGCTTTTATAGCTGTTATGACCGCGGAAGATGTAACCGGAGTGGAAATAGGCAATCAGCCGCATTGGTGAACTTAGACAGTAGATATTAGATAGGTGATAGGAGACAGAGCAAAAGGAGATTATAATTGAAGCAGCTTATTGATTTTCAGAATGAATGGGAAATTCTTGCGGAAAAGGGAATGGCTGATTACAGCGCCTTAACATCAGATGAACGCGTATGGTTTAACTGCCACTCTTTGATGGAACAGGCAGACAGCGGTATTATAAGCTTTTATTATAATGAAAGCGCTGACCATGTTAATGACACTATAGAGGACCTTGGAAAGATAAAGTTTAATGAACCGGTTGAACTGTTAAAGAAAATAAACAGCCTGTTTCCGGGCGGTATTGTACCGGACATAGAAAAACGTAATGAGATTATAAACAGCTGGGATAGTGAAGAGTACAACGTAATGTTTGAAGAAATTGACGATAAATTTTACGCTTTTAAAAAACAGTTTGCTGTAAAAATATTGGATTTTATAATGGATATAGGGCTGGCTTACAGCAAATAAAACCGGGGGCAATAATGAAAAGAGGGTTTCTAATAATATCTGTTGTGCTGTTCTTTGGCGCGGTTTTTGCTTTGGAATACAGCCCTAAAGATTACTGCCCGCTTGAACCGGGATCAAAATGGACATACGGCCTGTTTAATAAGAAAGAGAATAAACAAAGGGCAGATGTACAGGCAAGTGTTAATAAACCGGAGAAATACGGCAAACTTGAATATTCTCTTTATGAAGTGCCTTCTCGCGGCATAAGGTGTTTTGTGCGGGCGGATGATGAAGGTATCTGGGTTAAGGCCGCGCAGATGAACCTTCCTGTGCTAAGTTTTATTTACGTCACCCTTGAACTTGAAAATGAAGCCAATATATTGGCAGTTCCAATTCAGGCGGGTAAAAAGTGGCGGTATGAGGGCAATGTAAAAGTAAAAACCCTTCTTATAATAAATATAAAAGCAAAGGTAATAGTAGATATGGAAAATAAAGGGTTGGAAGAAGTATCAGTAAACGGAAATACTGTAAACGCGTACCATATCAGCGCGCGTGTAAATAGAAATCTGGTGGATAATAACCCTATGACGGGAAGCTGCTGGATGGCAAACGGTATAGGGCTGGTAAAAGCGGAAACAGCAAATTCCAGATTAACAATTAAGTGATTAACCGGAGGGTAAGAATTGACTGAAGATGAAAGGCTTCTTGAAGCTGCGGAAAAGGGAGACCTTGATGCCGTGAAAGAGGCCGTAAAAAACGGCGCGGAATTCTATAATGTGGCTATGTTAAAAGCCTCTAAAACAGGCAGCCTTGACGTTATAAAGTATCTGCTGCGAAAAGGCGCGAATAATATTCCGGACGCGCTGAAAATGGCGGCAGCCTGCGGCCATGAAGAAACTGTTAAGTACCTGCTGAATAAAACGGATTCAGGATTAAACACGGCGGTTATGGCTGCGCTGGAAAGCGGCCATAACAATACCGCTGCAATAATGTTAAAAAGCGGTTCGGGAAGCCCGCGTGAACTTCTGGGCTTTGCTTATGACAACAGCGATATGGCTTTATATAATGATGTAAAACAAAAGGCGGGCAGAAAATTTACTGTGCTGCTTAAATCTGTTTTAAGCGGAAGGTTTAACGGCGCTAACCGGCGGCTTGCGGATGAAAAACTTGAAGAATTATTGAATAATGATGATGAAGTGAAATTAACAGCGGTTTTGGACGCGGGGTTTGACCCTGACCACGTAATATTTTTTAATCAGAGTATTAAAGCGCCGCTTATCCTGTGTGC encodes:
- a CDS encoding YitT family protein, which produces MKRKISDAAYNIFLITAGSLITAFAIKAFLVPQEFISRGATGISLMISYKTDILPLGVIYLLINIPIFALGWKFVGRRFTVYSLIGMAIYTVILGLMPFQFHMQDKMLCAVIAGGLSGIGLAIALRSYGSAGGADVLYIIINKMTGMSIGTSSMIINAVIIGSMAAFFPLENVLYTLVYIFVNMYVTNKTFHGFAHRRAVLIMSEKSDVIAEHMKKERFAFTIIDSKGGYKGTQQNILYSVVERKKISYLKRSILKTDPKAFIAVMTAEDVTGVEIGNQPHW